CGCAATGCACGATCACTCCACAAGATAATCCCTCCTGTCTATCTCGAATGCCCTTGAATAAATTCCAAAGAGAAGTTGAACTCTGGTTTAAAACAAAACAAGAAAAAGCGGTTTACACTGCGCAACTCCCGTTACTTGAGATCGAAAACCTCACCTATTCCTATGATGGCGAACAAAATGCGCTTGAAGATGTCAGTTTTACAGTGAATAAAGGCGAGTTTCTTTCTATTTTAGGTAAAAACGGATCGGGTAAATCCACCATTACTAAGTTGCTTATGGGTGTGCTAGAAACGGATGCTGGTAGATTCTTGCTTAACGGTGAAGACTTATCAGGTTTATCTATCTTTGAGAGAAGTAATAAAATTGGGGTTGTTATGCAAAATCCAAATCATATGATTTCTCATCATATGATTTTTGATGAAATTGCATTTGGGTTACGCAACAGAGGTATGGATGAACAACAAATAGATAAGAAAGTTGTTGATATATTGAAACTGTGTGGTTTGAAAAAATACCGAAATTGGCCAATTGATGCGTTAAGTTATGGTCAAAAAAAACGTGTAACCATTGCTTCTATTTTAGTACTAGACCCAGAACTCTTGATACTTGATGAGCCTACCTCTGGGCAGGATTATCACAACTACACCTCTATGTTAGCCTTTATCCGTGAACTTAACTTAAAACTGGGTATTACAGTTGTGATTATTTCTCACGATATGCACCTTGTTCTTGAATATACTACTCGCTCTATTGTGATTTCGGACAGTAAGTTGATTGCCGATGCACCAATGACAGAAGTATTCAGCCAGCCGAAATTATTAGATAAAGCAAATCTTGCAACCACAAGCTTGTTTCAACTCGCTCAAATGCTGAACATTGATGATGCAAATGATTTTATGTTGCACTTTATTAATCAAGATAAGGTAGTAGCATGAACACGTCTAAAATGTCTTTTGGTATCAATTATATCGATACCGGATCCCCTTTACATAGGCTCAATGGCATTACTAAGTTAGTGATGTTTTTAGCATGGGTAACTGTTGTACTAATCACTTTTGATTTGCGAATTATTCTATCTCTCATCTGCTTGGGATTGCTTTTACTTAAGATTTCTAGAATTCCGTTTAAAGTATATAGACCTTTGGTTATTGGTACTGGAAGTGTGCTATTACTCAATGCGTTTTTTATGTACCTACTTGCCCCTCAACAAGGGAGCATACTGATTGGTAGTGAGAATATATTGCTTGAATTACCGGGTAATTACACCTTAACGAAAGAGACATTATTCTATTTGTCTACCATTACGTTGAAATATTTTAGTATGTTCCCTATAGCATTGGTCTTTGTTTTTAGTACTCATCCAACCGAGTTTGCGGCTAGTTTATG
The DNA window shown above is from Vibrio algarum and carries:
- a CDS encoding ABC transporter ATP-binding protein, whose product is MSIEFKDFTFKYQSLDKPTLKNINLKIEQGEKVVIIGPSGSGKSTLGQCLNGLIPNSYQGDIKGVLTINGIGTSSFDMHQFTKHVGTVLQDTDSQFVGLSIGEDIAFALENQLVSTVDMYPLVKATAKMVDLEAMLGHSPHDLSGGQKQRVSLAGILVDDVDIFLFDEPLASLDPKTGKRIIEIIDQLHKKQSKTTIIIEHRLEDVLHRDVDRIILMDNGEIVSDSTPDELLASGLLQQHGIREPLYLSALKAAQCTITPQDNPSCLSRMPLNKFQREVELWFKTKQEKAVYTAQLPLLEIENLTYSYDGEQNALEDVSFTVNKGEFLSILGKNGSGKSTITKLLMGVLETDAGRFLLNGEDLSGLSIFERSNKIGVVMQNPNHMISHHMIFDEIAFGLRNRGMDEQQIDKKVVDILKLCGLKKYRNWPIDALSYGQKKRVTIASILVLDPELLILDEPTSGQDYHNYTSMLAFIRELNLKLGITVVIISHDMHLVLEYTTRSIVISDSKLIADAPMTEVFSQPKLLDKANLATTSLFQLAQMLNIDDANDFMLHFINQDKVVA
- a CDS encoding energy-coupling factor transporter transmembrane component T family protein codes for the protein MNTSKMSFGINYIDTGSPLHRLNGITKLVMFLAWVTVVLITFDLRIILSLICLGLLLLKISRIPFKVYRPLVIGTGSVLLLNAFFMYLLAPQQGSILIGSENILLELPGNYTLTKETLFYLSTITLKYFSMFPIALVFVFSTHPTEFAASLCRIGVPYKIAYAVSLTLRYLPEVKKDFINITHAQQARGVDLSKNTSLFMRMKNVSKILGPLIFSSLDRADEISNAMVLRGFGRHKTRTWYSLRPLTSRDITCLVVIGVCVVLSIAKRIMDDTLFWYPM